A section of the Chryseobacterium scophthalmum genome encodes:
- the rplV gene encoding 50S ribosomal protein L22 — translation MGSRKRESALARKLTNQDVVKALHNDCPSSPRKMRLVADIIRGVEVEKALSILKYSKKDASNKLEKVLLSAMANWQSKNEGADIEEANLIVKEIFVDSARQLKRLRPAPQGRGYRIRKRSNHITLILGTKEN, via the coding sequence ATGGGATCAAGAAAAAGAGAAAGTGCATTAGCACGTAAATTAACAAATCAAGATGTAGTAAAAGCATTACACAATGATTGCCCTTCATCTCCAAGAAAGATGAGATTAGTAGCTGATATCATCAGAGGGGTAGAAGTTGAAAAAGCTTTAAGCATCCTAAAATATTCGAAAAAAGACGCTTCAAACAAATTAGAGAAAGTACTTCTTTCTGCGATGGCTAACTGGCAATCTAAGAACGAAGGTGCAGATATCGAAGAAGCTAACCTTATCGTTAAAGAAATTTTTGTAGACAGTGCAAGACAATTGAAGAGACTAAGACCAGCTCCACAAGGTAGAGGGTACAGAATCAGAAAAAGATCAAACCACATTACACTAATCTTAGGAACAAAAGAAAATTAA
- a CDS encoding GLPGLI family protein yields MKKLILLLFPLIISAQTHRFIYQFHYKLDSTATELAAENMILDVNPHDVKFYPYSYAETDSLNIIRDQHVSRWDDHLPALIRKKGSFENTSLILLNDLFSLKSTDKMTWKLLNDTKVDGQYTLQKATTTFGGRNWIAWFSKDVDLSEGPYKFRGLPGLIFEIEDDKNNFMFKLSKSMKFPKTYEAKFLESFAGKKPLSVTEKVIAKKQLELYNNPLQDIAEAFKSNTNPENTFYVSSVQIKSLDQLKGMSDERRKAMLRENNPIEIDKAIKYSVN; encoded by the coding sequence ATGAAAAAACTGATTTTATTATTGTTTCCTTTAATCATTTCAGCACAAACACATCGATTCATTTATCAGTTTCACTACAAATTAGATTCAACAGCAACTGAATTGGCTGCCGAAAATATGATCTTGGATGTCAATCCTCATGATGTTAAATTTTATCCTTATTCTTATGCCGAAACAGATTCTTTAAATATTATTAGGGATCAGCATGTATCGAGATGGGATGATCATCTTCCTGCTCTTATTAGAAAAAAAGGTTCTTTTGAAAATACTTCGTTGATTTTATTGAATGATTTATTCTCTTTAAAATCAACAGACAAGATGACTTGGAAACTTTTGAATGATACAAAAGTAGATGGTCAATATACATTACAAAAAGCAACCACAACTTTTGGGGGAAGAAATTGGATCGCATGGTTCTCTAAAGACGTTGATCTAAGCGAAGGTCCATACAAATTCCGTGGACTTCCGGGATTGATTTTCGAGATTGAAGACGACAAAAATAACTTTATGTTTAAGCTTTCAAAAAGTATGAAGTTTCCTAAAACGTATGAAGCCAAATTCCTTGAAAGTTTTGCTGGGAAAAAACCACTTTCCGTGACTGAGAAAGTCATTGCTAAAAAACAGTTAGAACTTTACAATAATCCGCTACAGGATATTGCGGAAGCCTTTAAGTCTAATACAAATCCTGAAAATACCTTTTACGTTTCGAGTGTTCAGATAAAAAGTTTAGACCAGCTAAAAGGAATGTCTGATGAGAGAAGAAAAGCAATGCTCAGAGAAAACAACCCCATCGAGATTGATAAAGCGATAAAATACTCTGTAAATTAA
- a CDS encoding low affinity iron permease family protein, which translates to MAKSDSSVFERFSNWATKFTGSSYAFLGAVAIVVIWAVSGPVFNYSETWQLVINTGTTIITFLMVFLIQKSQNKDSKAIQIKLNELIAANEKASNRIVDIEDLTEKELDQLHCYYEKLADFAEEDEDIHALHSIDAAKRNQDYKHEFFKRKHEEWLSKQKVIK; encoded by the coding sequence ATGGCAAAATCAGATAGCAGTGTTTTCGAGAGATTTTCAAACTGGGCAACAAAATTTACGGGTAGTTCGTATGCGTTTTTGGGAGCGGTTGCCATCGTGGTCATTTGGGCAGTTTCCGGACCCGTTTTTAATTATTCCGAAACTTGGCAGTTGGTTATCAATACCGGAACAACAATTATTACTTTTCTGATGGTTTTCCTGATTCAGAAATCTCAAAATAAAGATTCTAAAGCGATTCAAATAAAATTAAACGAACTGATTGCCGCCAATGAAAAAGCAAGCAATCGAATTGTTGATATCGAAGATTTGACAGAGAAAGAGCTCGACCAATTACATTGCTATTACGAAAAGCTCGCTGATTTTGCTGAAGAAGATGAAGACATTCATGCATTACATTCTATAGATGCAGCAAAAAGAAATCAAGATTATAAGCATGAGTTTTTTAAAAGAAAGCATGAAGAATGGCTTTCGAAACAAAAGGTTATTAAATAA
- the rplB gene encoding 50S ribosomal protein L2, with protein MSVRKLKPITPGQRFRIVNNFEEITTNKPEKSLTVGISKSGGRNQTGKMTMRYTGGGHKKKYRIIDFKRNKHDVEATVKTVEYDPNRTAFIALVEYADGEKRYIIAPNGIKVDQKIISGESVEPNIGNAMKLKNIPLGTVISCVEMKPGQGAILARSAGSSAQLTSRDGKYAIIKLPSGESRMILTECYAMIGSVSNSDHQLTVSGKAGRSRWLGRRPRTRPVVMNPVDHPMGGGEGRSSGGHPRSRNGMPSKGYKTRKKNKVSNRYIVSKRK; from the coding sequence ATGTCTGTTAGAAAATTAAAACCTATCACCCCAGGACAGAGATTCAGAATTGTAAACAATTTTGAGGAAATTACTACCAACAAACCAGAGAAATCTCTAACTGTTGGTATTAGTAAGTCAGGTGGACGTAACCAAACTGGTAAAATGACCATGCGTTACACCGGAGGTGGACACAAAAAGAAATACAGAATTATCGACTTCAAAAGAAACAAGCATGATGTTGAAGCAACGGTAAAAACTGTAGAGTACGATCCAAACAGAACTGCTTTCATCGCTTTAGTGGAGTATGCAGACGGAGAGAAGAGATATATCATCGCTCCAAACGGAATCAAAGTTGACCAAAAAATTATTTCTGGCGAAAGCGTAGAACCGAACATCGGTAACGCAATGAAATTGAAAAACATTCCATTGGGTACTGTAATTTCTTGTGTTGAAATGAAGCCTGGTCAAGGTGCTATTTTAGCAAGAAGTGCTGGTTCTTCAGCTCAGTTGACTTCAAGAGACGGAAAATATGCAATCATCAAATTGCCTTCAGGAGAATCTAGAATGATCCTTACTGAGTGTTATGCAATGATTGGATCTGTATCTAACTCTGATCACCAGTTAACTGTATCAGGTAAGGCTGGTAGAAGCAGATGGTTAGGTAGAAGACCTAGAACAAGACCAGTTGTAATGAACCCTGTAGATCACCCAATGGGAGGTGGTGAAGGACGTTCTTCTGGAGGTCACCCAAGATCTAGAAACGGTATGCCATCTAAAGGTTACAAAACTAGAAAGAAAAACAAAGTGTCTAACCGTTACATCGTATCTAAAAGAAAATAA
- the rpsQ gene encoding 30S ribosomal protein S17, which yields MDRNLRKERIGVVSSNKMEKTIVVSETTRVKHPMYGKFVLKTKKYTAHDENNECAEGDTVLIQETRPLSKSKRWRLVRIIEKAK from the coding sequence ATGGATAGAAATTTAAGAAAAGAAAGAATCGGAGTGGTTTCCAGCAATAAAATGGAAAAAACTATTGTTGTTAGTGAAACGACTAGAGTAAAACACCCGATGTACGGTAAATTCGTTTTGAAAACGAAAAAATATACTGCACACGACGAAAACAACGAATGCGCAGAAGGAGATACAGTTCTTATCCAAGAAACTAGACCTTTAAGCAAGAGTAAGAGATGGAGATTAGTAAGAATCATTGAAAAAGCTAAGTAA
- a CDS encoding GLPGLI family protein has protein sequence MKFYLKLLLLISNICVAQTQITLPSGYSLTPETFSKFDYGKSSYNIYYNLKFSPNPKMIERKAEIQFVLQTNGKVSKFFDPILLKQDSLTEKYTKLSSLGSAEINSLMHLKSRTEKVIIKNFIDNTVIVQNKYRKKYQYEESLPKIAWNLEDDSKMILGYKCKKATSTFRGRDYIAWFAPEIVLNDGPDLFNGLPGLILEISDKENNFHFEAVAIDNKERLIYLRNEDNIIKLNRQKYRDLQRNYFENPSLFHGKAMNEDGSQIKSSPIPYNPLELE, from the coding sequence ATGAAATTTTATCTAAAATTATTATTATTAATTTCAAATATTTGCGTAGCTCAAACCCAAATAACTTTACCTAGTGGTTATTCACTGACTCCTGAAACATTTTCTAAATTTGATTATGGAAAAAGTTCATATAATATTTACTATAATTTGAAATTTTCACCTAATCCTAAAATGATAGAAAGAAAAGCTGAAATTCAATTTGTGTTGCAAACTAATGGGAAGGTTTCTAAGTTTTTTGATCCCATTCTTTTAAAACAGGACTCATTAACTGAAAAATATACTAAATTATCTTCATTAGGAAGTGCAGAGATAAATAGTTTAATGCATCTTAAAAGTAGGACAGAGAAAGTAATTATTAAAAATTTTATAGACAACACAGTAATTGTACAAAATAAATACAGGAAAAAGTATCAATATGAAGAAAGTCTTCCAAAAATAGCTTGGAATTTAGAAGACGATAGTAAAATGATTTTAGGTTATAAATGCAAAAAAGCAACATCTACATTTAGAGGTAGAGATTATATTGCTTGGTTTGCTCCAGAAATAGTTTTAAATGATGGACCAGATTTGTTTAATGGCTTACCAGGTTTAATATTAGAAATTTCAGACAAAGAAAATAATTTCCATTTTGAGGCAGTGGCAATAGATAATAAAGAGCGTCTAATTTATTTAAGAAATGAGGATAATATCATAAAATTAAATAGACAGAAATATAGAGATTTACAAAGGAATTATTTTGAAAACCCGTCTTTATTCCATGGCAAAGCGATGAATGAAGACGGATCACAAATAAAATCGTCACCAATACCTTACAATCCTCTCGAATTAGAATAA
- the rplP gene encoding 50S ribosomal protein L16, which yields MLQPKRTKFRRVHKMKMKGIAQRGNQLAYGTFGIKATEGAWITARQIEAARIAATRYMKREGQLWIKIFPDKPITKKPAEVRMGKGKGAVEYWVAVVKPGKIMFEVGGVSYEIAKEALRLAAQKLPVVTKFVVANDFVKPL from the coding sequence ATGTTACAACCAAAAAGAACCAAATTCCGTAGAGTTCATAAGATGAAAATGAAGGGGATTGCTCAAAGAGGTAATCAACTTGCTTATGGAACTTTCGGAATCAAAGCAACAGAAGGTGCTTGGATCACTGCAAGACAAATTGAAGCTGCACGTATCGCTGCAACAAGATATATGAAGAGAGAAGGTCAACTATGGATCAAAATCTTCCCAGATAAGCCAATTACTAAAAAACCAGCGGAAGTACGTATGGGTAAAGGTAAAGGTGCTGTGGAATATTGGGTAGCTGTAGTAAAACCAGGTAAAATTATGTTTGAAGTTGGAGGAGTATCTTACGAGATCGCTAAAGAAGCTTTAAGACTTGCTGCACAAAAATTACCGGTAGTTACCAAATTTGTAGTTGCTAACGATTTTGTTAAACCTCTTTAA
- a CDS encoding TonB-dependent siderophore receptor, producing the protein MKKTVSVSLLILGVAFSKAQQKANDTIRKETTIEEVELFGEKKKQPQGLDAITRLPLKTRDQIQSISVVSHKVIEQLGGLTVTDVAKNVPGVTLFSSYGGANESMSIRGYRGVPVLKNGVQMDSDFRTAGMITDMQGVESIQVIKGSAAISQGVGNGLGSAGGVINVVTKRPQFINQTNVGFRYGSWDFYRPTVDFQRVLDSQGKVAVRFNGAYQNNNSFRTHVGAERIYINPSITYRPDDKTEINVEMDYLNDNRTPDRGTINTATGDIEALYHMPKGKFLGYTSDYNKTETFNFATTAVRKLNDKFKVRAAFINSNNNGDNEASSISLPTGGTNYNIRQRVIGKSESEDINRVLQFDFIGQDVKTGFINHTFQVGFDWRETETSAVTYNAYKNSIAPQNLITARATKIGGINYPANPLDTFDVVNGSIPNTLPVNVVYENLGRSNSVLTPSIGAMAQDVMSFGKYIKAHLGIRYSRLNGSANRIVDTWNPSLGVIVSPFENVNVFGSYTTTTSLRSVNNILQGGGNVGASQTKQWEAGIKSDWFNERLRFNVTLFDINTNNLSFQILNQAYQPVRDDNNNILYGLAGNLRRKGVEVELIGRILPNLQIMSGWAYLDAQYQDSPAYINGSAPMNAPKHTANGWLNYKFNQGVLDGLDVGAGIYFVGKRPVDEWTQKTFTAGHLNSVEAGTKPFDMPEYTTVDAQVGYQLKNGLGLRLFFNNIFDSVGYSSYFRGGYIDQIQPRNFSAQINYKF; encoded by the coding sequence ATGAAAAAAACGGTATCTGTTTCATTGCTAATTTTGGGAGTAGCTTTTTCTAAAGCACAACAAAAAGCAAATGATACAATCAGAAAAGAAACCACGATTGAAGAAGTAGAACTTTTTGGAGAGAAAAAAAAGCAACCTCAAGGTTTAGATGCAATTACACGATTGCCTTTAAAAACTAGAGATCAAATACAGAGTATTTCAGTTGTGTCACATAAAGTTATCGAGCAATTAGGAGGTCTTACCGTGACGGATGTTGCGAAAAATGTTCCGGGAGTAACTTTATTTTCCAGCTATGGTGGTGCAAATGAAAGTATGTCTATAAGAGGATATCGTGGTGTTCCTGTTCTGAAAAACGGTGTGCAAATGGATTCTGATTTTCGTACTGCAGGAATGATAACTGATATGCAGGGTGTAGAAAGTATTCAGGTGATTAAAGGCTCCGCTGCTATAAGCCAAGGTGTTGGAAACGGTTTGGGATCTGCAGGTGGAGTTATTAATGTCGTAACCAAACGTCCTCAGTTTATCAACCAAACGAATGTCGGTTTCAGATACGGAAGTTGGGATTTTTACAGACCGACTGTAGATTTTCAAAGAGTTTTAGATTCTCAGGGTAAAGTTGCCGTAAGATTTAATGGAGCTTATCAAAATAATAATTCTTTCAGAACTCATGTTGGAGCCGAAAGAATATATATAAATCCATCAATTACATACCGTCCGGATGATAAAACCGAGATTAATGTTGAAATGGATTATCTTAATGATAACAGAACTCCAGATAGAGGAACAATAAATACGGCAACTGGTGATATAGAAGCTTTGTACCATATGCCGAAAGGAAAATTTCTAGGATATACTTCCGATTATAACAAAACGGAAACTTTTAATTTTGCAACGACTGCTGTAAGAAAGCTTAATGATAAATTTAAGGTAAGAGCTGCGTTCATCAACTCAAATAATAATGGCGATAATGAAGCTTCATCAATTTCATTGCCGACTGGAGGTACTAATTATAATATAAGACAAAGAGTAATAGGAAAATCTGAATCAGAAGATATAAACAGAGTTTTACAGTTTGACTTCATTGGTCAGGATGTAAAGACTGGCTTTATCAACCATACCTTCCAGGTTGGGTTTGATTGGCGAGAAACAGAAACTTCAGCAGTTACTTACAATGCTTATAAAAATTCAATCGCTCCACAAAACCTAATCACAGCACGTGCTACAAAAATTGGAGGTATAAACTATCCTGCAAATCCTTTGGACACTTTTGATGTAGTGAATGGTTCTATTCCCAATACACTTCCTGTAAATGTAGTTTATGAAAATCTGGGAAGATCAAATTCAGTCTTAACTCCAAGTATAGGTGCGATGGCTCAGGATGTGATGTCTTTCGGAAAATACATTAAAGCACATTTAGGAATCAGATACAGCAGACTAAATGGTTCAGCAAATCGAATTGTAGACACTTGGAATCCTTCATTAGGTGTGATTGTTTCTCCATTTGAAAATGTAAATGTTTTTGGATCTTATACCACAACAACATCACTACGTTCCGTAAATAATATTTTACAGGGAGGAGGAAATGTAGGAGCTTCACAAACAAAACAGTGGGAAGCGGGAATTAAATCAGATTGGTTTAATGAAAGACTAAGATTTAATGTGACTTTATTTGATATTAATACAAATAATTTATCATTCCAAATATTAAATCAGGCTTATCAACCAGTAAGAGATGATAATAACAACATTCTTTACGGTTTGGCAGGGAATTTAAGAAGAAAAGGTGTAGAAGTTGAGTTGATTGGTAGAATTTTACCCAACTTACAAATTATGTCAGGATGGGCATATTTAGATGCGCAATATCAAGATAGTCCGGCGTACATAAACGGTTCAGCTCCGATGAATGCTCCTAAGCATACTGCAAATGGATGGCTAAATTATAAATTCAATCAAGGAGTTCTAGATGGTCTTGATGTAGGTGCCGGAATTTATTTTGTAGGAAAACGTCCTGTTGATGAATGGACTCAGAAAACTTTTACTGCAGGTCACTTAAATAGTGTTGAAGCTGGAACAAAGCCTTTTGATATGCCGGAATACACAACCGTAGATGCTCAAGTCGGTTATCAGTTGAAAAACGGTTTAGGTCTAAGGCTTTTCTTCAATAATATCTTTGATTCTGTAGGGTATAGTTCATATTTCAGAGGAGGATATATTGATCAGATTCAGCCAAGAAATTTCTCAGCACAAATCAATTATAAGTTTTAA
- the rplD gene encoding 50S ribosomal protein L4, producing the protein MELVVLNTSGKETGKKVTLDESIFGIEPNKHAVYLEVKQYLAAQRQGTHKSKERSEITASTKKLKKQKGSGSARYGDIKSPTFRGGGRVFGPKPRDYRFKLNKALKRLAKKSVLSQKMRDNSIRIVEGLSIAAPKTKDFITVLNALALNDKKSLFILADTNKNVYLSSRNLPKTKVMKFNEISSYDLINAGEIVFLEGAVEKFQENLKK; encoded by the coding sequence ATGGAATTAGTAGTATTAAATACATCAGGAAAAGAAACCGGAAAGAAAGTAACTCTAGACGAATCTATCTTCGGAATTGAGCCAAACAAGCACGCGGTTTACTTAGAAGTAAAACAATATCTTGCTGCACAGCGTCAAGGTACTCATAAATCAAAAGAAAGAAGCGAAATTACTGCTTCTACTAAAAAACTTAAGAAGCAAAAAGGATCTGGTTCTGCTAGATACGGTGATATTAAATCTCCTACTTTTAGAGGTGGAGGTAGAGTATTCGGTCCTAAGCCAAGAGACTACAGATTCAAATTGAACAAAGCTCTTAAGAGATTAGCTAAAAAATCTGTTCTTTCTCAGAAAATGAGAGATAACAGCATCAGAATTGTTGAAGGTTTAAGCATTGCTGCTCCTAAAACTAAAGATTTCATCACGGTATTGAATGCTTTGGCATTGAATGACAAGAAGTCTCTATTCATTTTGGCTGATACTAACAAGAACGTATATTTATCTTCAAGAAACTTACCTAAGACTAAGGTGATGAAATTCAACGAAATTTCTTCTTATGACTTAATCAATGCAGGTGAGATCGTTTTCTTAGAAGGTGCAGTTGAAAAATTCCAGGAAAATTTAAAGAAATAA
- the rplW gene encoding 50S ribosomal protein L23, with amino-acid sequence MSLIIKPVISEKANYLTDLRGAYSFLVQPKANKIQIKNAIEQAYGVKVADVRTMIYAPKVSSKYTKKGLQVGKTNKLKKAVITLAEGEVIDIFAVN; translated from the coding sequence ATGTCACTAATTATTAAACCAGTTATTTCAGAAAAAGCAAACTATCTTACAGATTTAAGAGGTGCTTATTCTTTCTTAGTGCAACCTAAGGCGAATAAAATCCAAATTAAAAATGCAATAGAGCAAGCTTACGGTGTGAAAGTAGCAGACGTTAGAACCATGATTTATGCGCCTAAAGTTTCTTCGAAATACACGAAAAAAGGTCTTCAAGTAGGAAAGACAAACAAATTGAAAAAAGCGGTTATCACTCTTGCTGAAGGGGAAGTAATCGATATTTTTGCTGTAAATTAA
- the rpmC gene encoding 50S ribosomal protein L29, with protein MKQAEIKNLSLEDVQAKLTEAKAQFSKMKLAHKISPLENPIQIRDLRKTIARLNTELTNKQ; from the coding sequence ATGAAACAAGCTGAAATTAAAAATCTAAGCCTTGAAGATGTTCAAGCTAAATTGACTGAAGCTAAAGCTCAATTTTCAAAAATGAAATTGGCTCACAAAATCAGTCCACTTGAAAATCCGATCCAAATCAGAGATTTAAGAAAAACAATCGCAAGATTAAATACTGAGTTAACTAACAAACAATAA
- the rpsS gene encoding 30S ribosomal protein S19, translating to MARSLKKGPFIHHTLDKKVQANVESGKKTVIKTWSRASMISPDFVGQTIAVHNGKSFIPVYVTENMVGHKLGEFSPTRSFRGHGGNKNKGSR from the coding sequence ATGGCAAGATCACTTAAAAAAGGACCATTCATTCATCATACTTTAGATAAGAAGGTTCAGGCAAATGTAGAGTCTGGTAAGAAGACTGTTATCAAAACTTGGTCTAGAGCATCTATGATCTCTCCAGACTTTGTAGGACAAACTATTGCTGTACACAACGGGAAATCTTTTATCCCGGTTTATGTTACAGAAAACATGGTTGGTCATAAGCTAGGCGAATTTTCTCCAACAAGATCTTTCAGAGGTCATGGTGGTAACAAAAACAAAGGAAGCAGATAA
- the rpsJ gene encoding 30S ribosomal protein S10 has protein sequence MSQRIRIKLKSYDYNLVDKSAEKIVKTVKATGAVVNGPIPLPTNKRIFTVLRSPHVNKKAREQFQLSAHKRLMDIYSSSSKTVDALMKLELPSGVDVEIKV, from the coding sequence ATGTCACAAAGAATCAGAATAAAACTAAAATCTTACGATTACAACTTGGTAGACAAGTCTGCTGAGAAAATCGTAAAAACGGTAAAGGCTACTGGTGCTGTTGTAAACGGACCAATTCCATTGCCAACGAATAAGAGAATCTTCACAGTGTTGAGATCTCCGCACGTAAACAAGAAAGCAAGAGAGCAGTTCCAATTATCAGCTCACAAGAGATTGATGGATATCTACTCTTCTTCTTCTAAAACTGTTGATGCTCTAATGAAATTAGAACTTCCTTCAGGAGTTGACGTTGAAATTAAAGTGTGA
- the rpsC gene encoding 30S ribosomal protein S3, giving the protein MGQKTNPIGNRLGIIRGWDSNWFGGKNYGDRIAEDYKIRRYLEARLSKGGISKIYIERTLKLVTVTITTARPGLIIGKGGQEVDKLKEELKKLTKKDIQINIFEIKRPELDAVLVADSIAKQIENRISYRRAVKMAIASTMRMGAEGIKVQISGRLNGAEMARSESFKDGRIPLSTFRADIDYHIGEALTQYGKLGVKVWIMKGEVYGKRDLMPLVGQQKKGGPSGGGNRGDRDNRRPSRDKKNN; this is encoded by the coding sequence ATGGGACAGAAGACAAATCCAATTGGTAACAGATTAGGTATCATCAGAGGATGGGATTCAAACTGGTTTGGTGGTAAAAACTACGGTGATAGAATCGCTGAAGATTACAAAATCAGAAGATACCTTGAAGCAAGATTATCTAAAGGTGGAATTTCAAAAATTTATATTGAAAGAACACTTAAATTAGTAACTGTAACAATCACTACTGCTAGACCGGGACTTATCATCGGTAAAGGAGGTCAGGAAGTTGACAAGTTAAAAGAAGAATTGAAGAAACTTACTAAAAAGGATATTCAAATCAACATTTTCGAAATCAAAAGACCTGAGCTTGATGCAGTATTAGTTGCAGACAGTATCGCTAAGCAAATCGAAAACAGAATCTCTTACAGAAGAGCTGTGAAAATGGCTATCGCTTCTACAATGAGAATGGGTGCTGAAGGTATCAAAGTTCAAATCTCTGGTAGATTGAACGGTGCTGAAATGGCAAGATCTGAGTCTTTCAAAGACGGAAGAATCCCATTGTCTACTTTCAGAGCAGATATCGACTATCATATCGGTGAGGCATTAACTCAGTACGGTAAGTTAGGAGTTAAAGTTTGGATCATGAAAGGAGAAGTTTACGGTAAGAGAGATCTTATGCCATTAGTAGGACAACAGAAGAAAGGTGGTCCTTCAGGAGGTGGAAACAGAGGAGATAGAGATAACAGAAGACCTTCAAGAGATAAAAAAAATAATTAA
- the rplC gene encoding 50S ribosomal protein L3 has translation MSGIIGKKIGMTSLFDENGKNMPCTVIQAGPCSVLQVRTIEKDGYKSVQLGFDDKSEKNVGKALAGHFKKAGSAPKAKLVEFYREFVDEVKVGEEVKVDLFTEGEYVDVTGTSKGKGFQGVVKRHGFGGVMQATHGQHNRLRAPGSIGAGSDPSRVFKGMRMAGRMGGKQVTVQNLQVLKVDQEQNLLVVKGAVPGAKNSYVIIRKWN, from the coding sequence ATGTCAGGTATTATTGGAAAAAAAATTGGGATGACTTCTCTGTTTGACGAAAACGGCAAAAATATGCCGTGTACCGTTATTCAGGCAGGTCCTTGCTCAGTTTTACAGGTCAGAACCATTGAAAAGGACGGATACAAATCTGTTCAGTTAGGTTTCGATGACAAGAGTGAAAAGAACGTTGGTAAAGCGTTAGCTGGCCATTTTAAAAAGGCTGGTTCTGCTCCTAAAGCTAAGTTGGTAGAATTCTACAGAGAATTCGTAGACGAAGTAAAAGTAGGAGAAGAAGTAAAAGTTGATTTGTTCACAGAAGGTGAATATGTTGACGTAACAGGAACTTCAAAAGGTAAAGGTTTCCAAGGTGTTGTTAAAAGACACGGTTTTGGAGGTGTAATGCAAGCTACTCATGGTCAGCACAACAGACTTAGAGCTCCAGGTTCTATCGGTGCTGGATCGGATCCTTCAAGAGTATTCAAAGGAATGAGAATGGCAGGTAGAATGGGAGGTAAGCAGGTAACTGTACAAAACCTTCAAGTATTAAAAGTGGATCAAGAACAAAATCTTTTAGTAGTAAAAGGTGCTGTTCCGGGAGCTAAAAATTCTTATGTAATTATCAGAAAATGGAATTAG
- the rplN gene encoding 50S ribosomal protein L14, with protein MLQTESRLKVADNTGAKEVLVIRVLGGTRRRYASVGDKIVVTIKDSTPSGNAKKGQVSKAVVVRTKKAVRRKDGSYIKFEDNACVLLNAGGEMRGTRVFGPVARELRDKEYMKIISLAPEVL; from the coding sequence ATGTTACAAACAGAATCAAGATTAAAAGTTGCTGATAACACAGGTGCAAAAGAAGTACTAGTTATTAGAGTTCTGGGAGGAACCAGAAGAAGATATGCTTCAGTTGGTGATAAAATCGTAGTTACTATTAAAGATTCTACACCATCAGGAAACGCAAAAAAAGGTCAGGTATCTAAAGCAGTTGTAGTAAGAACTAAAAAAGCAGTAAGAAGAAAAGATGGTTCATACATCAAATTCGAAGACAATGCTTGTGTTTTACTAAACGCTGGAGGAGAAATGAGAGGAACACGTGTTTTCGGACCGGTTGCTCGTGAGTTGAGAGACAAAGAATATATGAAAATCATTTCATTAGCTCCTGAAGTACTTTAA